A stretch of the Aphis gossypii isolate Hap1 chromosome 2, ASM2018417v2, whole genome shotgun sequence genome encodes the following:
- the LOC114121372 gene encoding alcohol dehydrogenase class-3 isoform X2, with amino-acid sequence MADTVGKVIKCKAAVAWEAKKPLTLEDIEVAPPKENEVRVKILATAICHTDAYTMDGNDPEGNFPCILGHEGAGIVESVGPNVKEFQPGDHVIPLYIPQCGDCKFCLSPKTNVCSKIRLTQGQGKMPDNTSRFTCKGKSLYHFMGCSTFSEYTVVADISLCKVDSAASFDKICLLGCGVSTGFGAALNTAKVEPDSTCAIFGLGAVGLAVIMGCKAAGAKKIIGVDINESKFELAKLFGATDFVNPLKYEKPIQDVLIEMTDGGLDYTFECIGNVKTMRAALEACHKGWGVSVIIGVAAAGQEISTRPFQLVTGRTWKGTAFGGWKSKESIPELVLKYLDNNLMLDEFISHKLPFESINEGFELLHSGKSIRTVLEF; translated from the exons ATGGCAGATACTGTGGGAAAG gtaattaaatgtaaGGCAGCCGTTGCTTGGGAGGCAAAGAAACCTTTAACACTTGAAGATATTGAAGTAGCTCCACCAAAGGAAAATGAAGTTAGAGTAAAAATTCTTGCCACAGCTATATGTCATACTGATGCATACACCATGGATGGTAATGATCCTGAAGGAAATTTTCCTTGTATTTTGGGTCACGAAGGAGCAGGAATTGTTGAAAGTGTTGGCCCAAATGTTAAAGAATTCCAACcag gaGATCATGTTATTCCTTTATACATTCCACAGTGTGGAGattgtaaattttgtttgtCTCCAAAAACAAACGTTTGTAGTAAAATTAGACTTACTCAAGGCCAAGGTAAAATGCCCGATAATACTTCTCGTTTTACTTGCAAGGGAAAATCCCTGTACCATTTTATGGGATGTTCAACTTTTAGTGAATATACTGTGGTAGCAGATATTTCATTATGCAAG gtAGATTCTGCTGCatcttttgataaaatttgccTTTTGGGATGTGGTGTTTCAACTGGATTTGGAGCAGCTCTTAACACTGCAAAGGTCGAACCAGATTCAACATGTGCAATTTTTGGCTTAGGAGCTGTTGGTTTGGCAGTGATTATGGGTTGTAAAGCTGCTGGTGCAAAGAAAATCATTGGTGTAGATATAAATGAGAGCAAATTTGAATTAG CTAAATTATTTGGTGCTACTGATTTTGTAAATCCATTGAAGTATGAAAAACCTATACAAGATGTTCTTATTGAGATGACTGATGGTGGACTtgattatacatttgaatGTATTGGAAATGTCAAAACAATG AGAGCTGCATTAGAAGCTTGTCATAAAGGTTGGGGTGTGTCTGTAATTATTGGAGTGGCTGCTGCTGGTCAAGAAATTTCTACTAGACCTTTTCAACTTGTTACTGGACGTACATGGAAAGGAACTGCATTTGGAG gatgGAAAAGTAAAGAAAGTATTCctgaattagttttaaaatacttggaTAATAATCTCATGTTAGACGAGTTTATAAGCCATAAACTCCCATTTGAATCTATTAATGAAGGATTTGAATTACTCCACTCAGGaaaaag tattcgTACAGTTCTTGAGTTTTAG
- the LOC114121372 gene encoding alcohol dehydrogenase class-3 isoform X1 — MADTVGKVIKCKAAVAWEAKKPLTLEDIEVAPPKENEVRVKILATAICHTDAYTMDGNDPEGNFPCILGHEGAGIVESVGPNVKEFQPGDHVIPLYIPQCGDCKFCLSPKTNVCSKIRLTQGQGKMPDNTSRFTCKGKSLYHFMGCSTFSEYTVVADISLCKVDSAASFDKICLLGCGVSTGFGAALNTAKVEPDSTCAIFGLGAVGLAVIMGCKAAGAKKIIGVDINESKFELAKLFGATDFVNPLKYEKPIQDVLIEMTDGGLDYTFECIGNVKTMRAALEACHKGWGVSVIIGVAAAGQEISTRPFQLVTGRTWKGTAFGGWKSKESIPELVLKYLDNNLMLDEFISHKLPFESINEGFELLHSGKSCSQHHQRFLTVK; from the exons ATGGCAGATACTGTGGGAAAG gtaattaaatgtaaGGCAGCCGTTGCTTGGGAGGCAAAGAAACCTTTAACACTTGAAGATATTGAAGTAGCTCCACCAAAGGAAAATGAAGTTAGAGTAAAAATTCTTGCCACAGCTATATGTCATACTGATGCATACACCATGGATGGTAATGATCCTGAAGGAAATTTTCCTTGTATTTTGGGTCACGAAGGAGCAGGAATTGTTGAAAGTGTTGGCCCAAATGTTAAAGAATTCCAACcag gaGATCATGTTATTCCTTTATACATTCCACAGTGTGGAGattgtaaattttgtttgtCTCCAAAAACAAACGTTTGTAGTAAAATTAGACTTACTCAAGGCCAAGGTAAAATGCCCGATAATACTTCTCGTTTTACTTGCAAGGGAAAATCCCTGTACCATTTTATGGGATGTTCAACTTTTAGTGAATATACTGTGGTAGCAGATATTTCATTATGCAAG gtAGATTCTGCTGCatcttttgataaaatttgccTTTTGGGATGTGGTGTTTCAACTGGATTTGGAGCAGCTCTTAACACTGCAAAGGTCGAACCAGATTCAACATGTGCAATTTTTGGCTTAGGAGCTGTTGGTTTGGCAGTGATTATGGGTTGTAAAGCTGCTGGTGCAAAGAAAATCATTGGTGTAGATATAAATGAGAGCAAATTTGAATTAG CTAAATTATTTGGTGCTACTGATTTTGTAAATCCATTGAAGTATGAAAAACCTATACAAGATGTTCTTATTGAGATGACTGATGGTGGACTtgattatacatttgaatGTATTGGAAATGTCAAAACAATG AGAGCTGCATTAGAAGCTTGTCATAAAGGTTGGGGTGTGTCTGTAATTATTGGAGTGGCTGCTGCTGGTCAAGAAATTTCTACTAGACCTTTTCAACTTGTTACTGGACGTACATGGAAAGGAACTGCATTTGGAG gatgGAAAAGTAAAGAAAGTATTCctgaattagttttaaaatacttggaTAATAATCTCATGTTAGACGAGTTTATAAGCCATAAACTCCCATTTGAATCTATTAATGAAGGATTTGAATTACTCCACTCAGGaaaaag TTGTAGTCAACACCATCAACgttttttaactgtaaaatgA
- the LOC114121373 gene encoding phosphatidylinositol-glycan biosynthesis class F protein, with protein sequence MAKKNVRNVIKKMESSNVLINTSNPSEYKAPSAFIQTEANKDPELIPHCFSSFCYLGLFVWLLLDKNYNLLIDRNSMIIIVTCYIIEFVKFACHSYLVSRITNQIKPKSNPIFWIYQFLVYTVLAVGVSYIFSILFGAPLTTKQEQTFVFSLLATALIITPTAIQLGSNILPLLLTDCYETEFDSSVEVFEKNNFRATILGGFIGAAVIPFDWETEWQRWPIPCSVGLIAGHLLANVYEIICWQFKTLKKYSIKKNKF encoded by the coding sequence ATGGCTAAGAAAAACGTTCGaaacgttattaaaaaaatggaatcGTCTAATGTATTGATCAATACTTCGAATCCATCCGAATATAAAGCGCCAAGTGCTTTCATTCAAACAGAAGCGAACAAGGATCCAGAACTCATACCACACTGCTTCAGCTCATTTTGCTATTTGGGCCTGTTTGTATGGCTCTTGTTGGATAAAAACTACAACTTGTTAATTGATCGTAACTCAATGATCATTATTGttacatgttatataattgaatttgttaaatttgctTGCCATTCTTATCTAGTCAGTAGAATAACAAATCAAATTAAGCCAAAATCCAATCCTATATTCTGGATTTATCAGTTTTTAGTTTACACTGTACTAGCAGTAGgtgtatcatatatattttcaatactctTTGGCGCACCATTAACTACTAAACAAGAACAGacttttgtattttctttacTTGCAACAGCACTCATAATTACGCCGACTGCCATTCAATTAGGATCAAATATATTGCCATTACTGTTAACTGATTGTTATGAAACTGAATTCGATAGTTCTGTAGAAGTATTTGAAAAGAACAATTTCCGAGCAACAATCTTAGGAGGGTTTATTGGTGCAGCCGTAATACCATTCGACTGGGAAACTGAATGGCAACGATGGCCAATTCCATGTTCAGTTGGATTAATAGCAGGACATTTATTAGCGAATGTTtacgaaataatatgttggcagtttaaaacattgaaaaaatattctattaaaaaaaataaattttga
- the LOC114121366 gene encoding xylosyltransferase oxt isoform X2 yields the protein MDIKWLKRYRLFCIGGSIILCVQVVLAFVFFSIQEYSVVEELSPNSLNRLRNVADYGIGDDEESSYNNVPSGSNHRNKLPPDKDNSASSNEYFNKALQHRHNNYKTDNLRVLGVDELGFVPPCDISGRECVSALHRAKTETCKQIIANISCLIKTNPPYPKRLPHQCPTNDVKQNKIIGCFRDGKEIKLLPGYKTSLIYTNSQENCMDLCLQSGFAYAGVEYGTECFCGNETPEWGLKLPDTFCDMQCPGNLSQMCGGHYTINVFKTGVSKFIAKTASEPSPNFKHNNIPPVRIVFLLTLNGRAVRQVYRLIKALFHRDHYFFIHVDARHDYMFRELSKIELTLSNVRLSRRRHSTIWGGASLLTTLMDAMSDLVQSSWDWDFVINLSESDFPIKSNDALVKFLTVNREHNFVKSHGREVQQFIQKQGLDKTFVECEARMWRVGEKELPKGIIWDGGSDWLALSRPFVDYLVAGDTLISGLSQFFKYTLLPAESFFHTVLRNSPFCETYIDNNLHVTNWKRWLGCKCQYRHVVDWCGCSPNVFRYDDWNRIKNTEKKQVYFARKFEPIINLSIIDTLEVWLYGEYPADFKNRMSYWQNLYHYDDVYPAPDESLLIVGNSLARVATKYLTTSHTTCQIRTLDKLLQVFTYHHKDKFKGFLIQYEVSFSNNSNKLLFESWCWPKLQGIIILNKDPINRLLNFIVSSDFDKKEQMSRNFIRLIGPYTEPVLIHQWAAGEHSFTVTFLWLNPYDELINVTSTNIEESALITFGKPTLPMPLSQGIWTVLLVYENVTMAYTQFLVTPLHTIRDTSIPASQMSIINKPQNYRQSFEDWTNVIKVFKNSIVLETKNKFIDRTKTKMTSWVDSLITSAYNILETCIVIPCKSLNDCGLKELVTCAETSWSSYSPDPKSDIKSINKESGTLNSKN from the exons ATGGATATTAAATGGCTAAAAAGATACCGTTTGTTTTGCATTGGAGGTTCGATCATCTTATGTGTTCAAGTTGTACTAGCATTTGTGTTCTTTTCCATTCAAGAATATTCAGTTGTCGAAGAGCTATCCCCAAAT tcATTAAACAGATTAAGGAATGTAGCTGATTATGGTATTGGCGATGACGAAGAATCAAGTTACAACAATGTTCCGAGTGGTAGTAATCATCGTAATAAACTGCCACCAGACAAAGATAATAGTGCATCATCAAATGAATACTTTAATAAAGCGCTTCAACACCGGCATAACAACTATAAGACTGATAATTTAAGAGTATTAGGAGTAGATGAATTAGGTTTTGTTCCACCTTGTGATATAAGTGGTCGTGAATGTGTATCAGCATTACATCGTGCAAAAACTGAAACTTGTAAACAAATCATAGCAAACATATCGTGTCTAATTAAGACAAATCCTCCATATCCCAAACGACTGCCACATCAATGCCCAACTAACG atgtaaaacaaaataaaataataggatGTTTTCGCGATGgcaaagaaattaaattattgcctGGTTATAAAACTTCTCTTATATACACTAATTCTCAAGAAAATTGTATGGATCTTTGTCTTCAATCTGGTTTTGCATATGCTGGAGTAGAATATGG GACTGAATGTTTTTGTGGTAATGAAACTCCAGAATGGGGCTTAAAACTTCCAGATACATTTTGTGATATGCAATGTCCAGGAAACTTAAGTCAAATGTGTGGTggacattatactattaatgtttttaaaactggTGTTTCTA aatttatcgCTAAAACTGCTTCAGAACCTTCaccaaattttaaacacaataatatacctcCTGTGAGAATTGTATttcttttaacattaaatggaAGAGCTGTAAGACAAGTGTATAGATTAATTAAAGCACTATTTCATCgtgatcattatttttttatacacgtaGATGCT AGACATGATTACATGTTCAgagaattatcaaaaattgaattaacatTGAGTAATGTTCGATTATCGCGGCGAAGGCATTCCACCATTTGGGGAGGTGCATCTTTATTAACCACCCTGATGGATGCTATGTCAGACCTTGTACAGTCTTCTTGGGATTGGGATTTTGTTATTAACCTTAGTGAATCTGATTTTCCAATAAA GTCAAATGATGCATTAGTAAAGTTTTTAACTGTGAATCGTGaacataattttgtcaaatcACATGGCCGTGAAGttcaacaatttatacaaaaacaagGACTAGACAAGACGTTTGTAGAGTGTGAAGCTAGAATGTGGCGTGTAGGAGAAAAAGAATTACCGAAAGGCATTATTTGGGATGGTGGTAGTGATTGGCTAGCATTATCTCGACCTTTTGTCGATTATCTAGTGGCTGGTGATACTCTTATTTCTGGTCTATCACAATTCttcaaatatactttattaccaGCTGAG TCGTTTTTTCACACTGTATTAAGAAACTCACCTTTTTGTGAaacttatattgataataatttacacgTAACAAATTGGAAAAGATGGCTTGGTTGCAAATGTCAATATCGCCATGTGGTTGATTGGTGTGGTTGTAGTCCAAATGTTTTTCGATATGATGATTGGAATCGTAtaaag AACACTGAAAAGAAACAAGTATATTTTGCTCGAAAATTTGAACCTATTATAAACTTGTCTATTATAGATACACTAGAAGTTTGGCTGTATGGAGAATACCCTGCAG ACTTTAAAAACCGCATGAGTTATTGgcaaaatttatatcattatgatGATGTATATCCAGCACCTGATGAATCACTACTTATTGTTGGAAACAGTCTTGCTCGAGTTGCAACAAAATATCTAACTACTTCACACACAACTTGTCAAATCCGTACTCTTGATAAGTTACTACAGGTTTTCACTTATCACCacaaagataaatttaaa gggtttttaattcaatatgaaGTTAGTTTCtcaaataattctaataaactACTGTTTGAAAGTTGGTGTTGGCCAAAGCTACAaggaataattatacttaataaagatCCAATCAACAGGCTATTg aaTTTTATCGTCAGTTcagattttgataaaaaagaaCAAATGTCAAGGAATTTTATACGTCTTATAGGTCCTTATACAGAGCCAGTTTTGATACACCAGTGGGCTGCTGGTGAACACAGTTTTACTGTTACATTTTTGTGGTTAAATCCGTATGACGAACTAATTAATGTAACATCTACTAATATTGAGGAATCGGCTTTG ataacatTTGGTAAACCAACTTTACCAATGCCATTGTCTCAAGGCATATGGACTGTATTGCTagtttatgaaaatgttaCTATGGCATATACTCAATTTCTAGTTACTCCATTACATACTATTAGGGATACATCTATTCCTGCTAGTCAAATGAG cattataaataaaccccAAAATTACAGACAATCTTTTGAAGATTGGACAAATGTgataaaagttttcaaaaattcaatagtattggaaaccaaaaataaatttattgatcgTACCAAAACTAAAATGACCAGTTGGGTCGATAGTCTAATTACAAG tgcatacaatatattagagACTTGTATTGTGATTCCTTGTAAATCTTTAAATGATTGTGGTCTTAAAGAGTTAGTCACGTGTGCAGAAACGTCATGGAGTTCCTATTCACCTGATCCAAAATctgatattaaatcaattaacaaGGAATCTGGAACTCTTAAcag taaaaattaa
- the LOC114121362 gene encoding protein virilizer homolog, which yields MKRTLCDEDNDQERKDSLLDLHHQSDECENELSKKPKIVLKTTAMAEYENLFQSNEITESSDNIIAQNVVTNYSDVLESHIIDGAKPNDTSKTSEIPEKETNNIDISSVKKGEMLLEAISSDDDIAMDSEEDGVLDSDDGEHFNEYTDDIVTQFDPSLFLATPLRIIQDPSLSLFEYIHRKLGDDSKCNEVAELMDSLEYLSKTIELNEKWIITAERTVIILPKTLSHILNIPEYCHKLFSLVNVTLDFECASKEYVSMSTLILRHLKIGIQLIEVLCHYNEELSEHLIKHHQIHNKLINLFFVENMSLSLKLNILRALDSSLNGLEPIRLFLCDEVFDGLNGNQTLLKILSIHQRPRVCFLITSILRKIHFYELLQKMNIDLKTLDSNQELLLQECLAEITTTYIKAPILMGCPKRFLQAHAQFELTPALTHFDVYPTIYRLFDDLSLINCLIKLLDQPNGKGHLEQNILKLLKSLIDCDHGLRYLCCRHKELNELINILDKVNTQFKLVLIYKVKVLTLIDYLSYFWECNLMHNFKLDQMDSVDFLHDMFLLTQSTIGKCAVVDVLTMGDNLNVILNFFKYIEQCKSKNDDLHVMYSLDLMKIVLENAEDVSYLKKYGTLIYELACKHNCFNDLIDWTFPSMKHSAFFHDDVSELCSIVKNNKDNCLNFNKTLITSLRILRYLGLPNDETAFEGVEDFVELKYKYITLQMYSYDMLGTLLFIVDKICGDYKQPSVNVWKLNGNQGKNIISIIRPSMMLIRYMITLLIQTRKDAFKDLSPIKVLLQLYNLMHNVPECSIIHEDATKVVKDIHKTLEAYIEIKIGSSMVNEIIVWTLSCPSVFFPGLLLLCNLLPLPLPIQTMKPLEESVITTMISFRNMWIDHLAKINSNLIELITVLSSSSLLLQPMKCLCINISDLSISTCLLVTQTILDALVNADNNDCFNQCLNLLTTLCNDKKCATIKTAVLQILNDEKLHENYKKLIYKICENIKVSDQVNSTLFVQCLCDADIILSGTGSDLEENLPKDSVPNKWFYTNILKALLSSFESYTKLSTLFMAIKTCIVIIKNDYGFYQFKMVLDSFPKPFYNIFDNLMENWNKEDIHCLNTLMSTMELLNLCTKNDINTKRKLFMNSLMLREYLNWSNYDKNHPLCLMKEIMQKDNNLVCYENLVHLLEFLNNDQKSSDELTKPQLATVDLLTQAYKDRLFYVINNSDKNYINQSIDLYNDAINNLEECNIEEVVSDLPDFNIKDKINDLFKIEDCIVQPDPIVHKQEPVVIEKKENTINTSVNTSTPVIRHKVFSRLGTIQRSDVFRNRSPNTSRPPSLHVDDFVAMETRNVRQPRYKLPIQPIQDLNIRLRERQMAYERSYSLLSPYKSHLSLHNWHAQFNAMAHLRADYRQTMSSRHLEIHRHSLVAEWRQLRVEAELRKNLAYSRR from the exons atgAAAAGAACACTTTGTGACGAAGATAATGACCAAGAACGCAAGGATTCTTTATTAGATTTGCATCACCAGTCTGATGAATGTGAAAACGAATTGTCAAAGAAACCTAAAATTGTGCTCAAAACTACTGCAATGGCCGAATacgaaaatttatttcaaagcaATGAAATTACTGAATCGAGTGACAATATTATTGCACAAAATGTTGTGACTAACTATAGTGATGTACTTGAATCTCATATCATAGATGGTG CTAAGCCTAATGATACAAGCAAAACATCTGAAATACCCGAAAAAGAAACTaacaatatagatatatcAAGTGTAAAGAAGGGAGAAATGTTGTTGGAAGCTATAAGTAGTGATGATGATATTGCAATGGATAGTGAAGAAGATGGCGTACtg GATAGTGATGATggtgaacattttaatgaatacacTGATGATATAGTTACACAATTTGACCCATCCCTGTTCCTAGCCACTCCATTGCGA ATTATCCAAGATCCAtctttatcattatttgaatatatacatagaaaacTAGGTGATGATTCTAAATGTAATGAAGTAGCTGAACTCATGGATTCTTTGGagtatttatcaaaaactataGAACTCAATGAAAAATGGATTATTACCGCTGAACGAACTGTTATAATTTTGCCCAAAACGTTAAGTCACATTCTAAATATTCCAG agtaTTGTCATAAGTTATTTTCTTTGGTTAATGTAACCCTCGATTTTGAGTGTGCTTCAAAGGAATATGTTTCTATGTCAACATTAATTCTTCGTCATTTGAAGATTGGCATTCAATTGATCGAAGTACTCTGCCATTACAATGAAGAATTATCTGAACATCTAATTAAACATCATCAAattcacaataaattaattaatctattttttgtcGAAAATATGAGTTTGTctcttaaattaaacatattgcGTGCATTAGATTCTAGTCTGAATGGCTTAGAACCTATTCGTCTCTTTTTATGTGATGAAGTATTTGATGGACTCAACGGAAATCAAACCTTACTTAAAATACTATCAATACATCAGAGGCCTCgggtatgttttttaataactagtaTTTTAAGGAAAAtccatttttatgaattgctACAAAAGAtgaatatagatttaaaaactttGGATTCCAACcaagaattattattgcaagAATGTTTAGCAGAAATTACTACTACATATATTAAAGCACCAATTTTAATGGGTTGTCCTAAAAGATTTTTACAAGCTCATGCACAATTTGAGCTTACTCCAGCATTAACTCATTTTGATGTTTATCcaactatttatagattatttgatGATTTATCACTCATaaactgtttaataaaattattagaccAACCAAATGGTAAGGGTCATCTAGagcaaaatatacttaaactttTGAAAAGTTTAATAGACTGTGATCATGGGCTCAGATATTTATGTTGCAGGCATAAAGAGTTAAATGAATTGATCAATATTCTGGATAAAGTTAATACTCAGTTTAAATTGGTACTCATTTACAAAGTAAAAGTTTTAACtcttattgattatttaagcTATTTTTGGGAATGCAACTTAATGCACAATTTCAAATTAGATCAAATGGATTCTGTTGATTTTCTTCATGATATGTTTTTGTTAACTCAATCCACCATTGGAAAATGTGCTGTTGTAGATGTTTTAACCATGGGAGACaacttaaatgtaattttaaacttttttaaatatatagaacaatgtaaatcaaaaaatgatgATTTACATGTTATGTATTCATtggatttaatgaaaattgtcTTGGAAAATGCAGAAGATGTCAGTTATTTGAAGAAATATGGTACATTGATATATGAGCTAGCATGCAAAcacaattgttttaatgatttaattgatTGGACATTTCCATCAATGAAACATTCTGCCTTTTTCCATGACGATGTCAGTGAACTTTGTAGCATTGTTAAAAACAACAAGGATAATTGCTTAAActtcaataaaacattaataactagtttaagaattttaagatatttggGATTGCCTAATGATGAAACAGCATTTGAAGGAGTAGAAGATTTTGttgaacttaaatataaatatattactttacaaATGTATTCATATGATATGCTTGgaacgttattatttattgtagacAAAATATGTGGTGATTATAAGCAGCCATCGGTAAATGTTTGGAAGTTAAATGGTAACcaaggaaaaaatataatatccatcATTCGACCGTCCATGATGTTGATTAGATATatgattacattattaatacagaCGCGGAAAGATGCTTTTAAAGATCTATCACCTATCAAAGTATTATTGCAGctgtataatttaatgcacAATGTTCCTGAGTGTTCTATAATTCATGAAGATGCCACCAAAGTTGTCAAAGATATACATAAAACGCTCGAGGCTTATATAGAAATCAAAATTGGATCATCGAtggtaaatgaaataattgtcTGGACATTATCTTGTCCATCAGTTTTCTTCCCAGGATTGTTACTTTTATGTAACTTGTTACCTTTGCCATTACCAATTCAAACTATGAAACCTTTAGAAGAATCTGTAATTACAACTATGATATCTTTTCGTAATATGTGGATAGATCATTTGGCTAAAATAAACAGCAATTTAATTGAACTTATTACTGTTTTAAGTTCAAGTAGTTTATTACTACAACCTATGAAATgcttatgtattaatatttctgaTTTAAGCATATCAACATGTTTATTAGTCACTCAGACAATATTAGATGCATTGGTAAATGCTGATAACAATGATTGTTTTAACCAATGTTTAAATCTACTAACAACGTTAtgcaatgataaaaaatgtgcAACTATCAAAACAGCTGTGTTACAAATATTGAATGATGAAAAATTAcatgaaaattacaaaaaacttatttataaaatatgtgaaaatattaaagtaagcGATCAAGTGAATTCTACTTTGTTTGTACAATGTTTATGTGATGCTGATATCATATTAAGCGGTACTGGTAGTGATCTTGAAGAGAATTTACCTAAAGATAGTGTTCCTAACAAATGGTTCTATACCAATATCTTAAAAGCACTATTGAGCTCATTTGAatcttatacaaaattatctaCACTGTTTATGGCTATTAAAACATGCatagtgataataaaaaacgacTATGGATTTTATCAATTCAAAATGGTTTTAGATTCATTTCCTAAGcctttctataatatttttgacaatttaatgGAGAACTGGAATAAAGAAGATATTCATTGTTTGAATACTTTGATGTCTACTATggaacttttaaatttgtgtactaaaaatgacattaatacaaaaagaaaacTATTTATGAACTCATTAATGTTGAGGGAGTATTTGAATTGgtcaaattatgataaaaatcatCCTTTATGTTTGATGAAAGAAATTATGCAAAAAGATAATAACTTGGtttgttatgaaaatttagttcatctattagaatttttaaataatgatcaaaAGTCGTCAGATGAGCTTACTAAGCCTCAACTGGCTACAGTTGACTTGTTGACACAAGCATATAAAGATAGacttttttatgttatcaatAATAGTGACAAGAACTATATAAACCAGAGTATTGATTTGTATAATGatgctattaataatttggaaGAGTGTAATATTGAAGAAGTTGTCTCAGATTTGcctgattttaatattaaagataaaatcaatgatttatttaaaattgaagattGCATTGTCCAACCAGATCCAATTGTTCATAAACAAGAGCCTGTtgtgatagaaaaaaaagaaaacactaTAAATACATCCG ttaACACTTCTACGCCTGTAATACGTCATAAAGTATTCAGTAGACTTGGGACGATACAACGATCTGATGTATTTAGAAATCGTTCACCCAACACATCTAGGCCACCATCGTTACATGTCGATGATTTTGTTGCAATGGAAACAAGAAATGTTAGACAGCCCAGATACAAATTGCCTATTCAACCCATTCaa gATTTGAATATAAGACTGCGTGAGAGACAAATGGCATATGAACGTTCATATAGTCTTTTAAGTCCATACAAATCACATTTAa GTTTACATAATTGGCATGCACAATTTAATGCCATGGCTCATTTACGTGCAGATTATCGTCAAACGATGAGTAGTAGACATCTAGAAATTCATAGGCATTCATTAGTTGCGGAGTGGAGACAACTCAGAGTAGAGGCTGAACTTAGGAAAAATCTAGCATACTCTAGGcggtaa